Part of the Paeniglutamicibacter sulfureus genome, GGGTCGCATCAATTCCGCACGACCAGATCTATATCCGCCACCTTGAGGCCGTCGATTCGTCGGGAGCCGAAGTGTTCCGCCTGCCCGATCCCCCGCCTGTCGACGGCATGCGATCAGCGCAATCCGGCTGGTGGCCGCCGGCGATGCTCTCGGCCGACTGGGTACGCGCCAACCATGACTCCTTTGACCTGATGCATATTCATTTCGGTTTCGACGCCGCAGACCCGGCCCACCTGCGAGAGCTGGTCGCCGAATTGCGGCACTTCGGCAAGCCCTTGGTTTACACGGTTCACGATCTGGTCAACCCGCATCAGCCCGACCCTGCGGCGCATGTTGAATTGCTCGATGTATTGATACCCCATGCGGACAAGCTGATTACGCTCACCGCGGGGGCCGCGCGGGAAATCCGTCGCCGTTGGGGTGCCGAGGCCCAGGTGCTGCCCCACCCCCACGTCGTGGACTTCGGAACCATGGACCGGATCCGCGCCGCCCGCCGGAGGAAAGCAGCGATCGGGAACAAGGATGGGATGAAGCGGATCGGCGTGCATCTCAAGGGGTTGCGACCCAACATGGACACCGCCATCCTGGATCCGCTGGCCCGCGCCGTGGCCCGGCTCCCCTCCGCGGTGCTCCAGGTCAACATCCATTCCCAGCCCCTGGATCCGGCCAGCGACGAATACCGGCCCGCACTGGCCGGGAAGCTGCACGACGGCGCGAACCTGGGGCTCTGGGAACTGCGGTCCCACGAGTACTTCAGCGAACCGGAACTCTTCGACTACCTGGCCTCGCTGGATGCCTGTGTCTTGCCCTACCGTTTTGGCACCCACTCCGGTTGGCTCGAAGCGGCCATTGATGTCGGCACACCGGTGGTCGCGCCCGATTGTGGGCATTACGCGGACCAGGACCCTTCGGTTGGACGATTCAGGACCACACCGACCGGCGCGGATGAAGAATCACTCCTGAACGCGATCCGGGAAGTATTGCGGGCCGAAGACCTGCCCGGCCTTGATGCGGAAGGGCGCCGTCGGCAGCGGCTAGAGATCGCCCGGGCCCACCGGGAGTTGTACGACCTGCTCTTGGACCGGACCCCGGCTGCACGGTAAATGCCGGGGGCCGGCGCCGTCCGGTCCCGCCTACCTGCTGGCGACGGAAGCCGCTTAATCCGCCCGCCCGCGCCCCGGCGAACCCCACGCCAGTCGATCCGAACCATCGCCCCGCGCCCAGGCCTTGACATTCACGGAGACCCCGGTCACACTAGATCGTATACGATTTCATACACAACAGGAGGAAACCGTGAGCAGCGACGCTACAGCCACCGAATTGGTCGAGGTCGACCAGTCCATCTTTGACAGGGCCGGCAAGGTCCTTGCGGTCCACCTCTCCTACTCCTCGAGGGCAGCCCAGCGCGGCCGCACCCCTGCTTTCCCGTCGTATTTCATGAAGGCGCCTTCCTCGCTGGCCAGCACGGGCTCCACCGTTGAGCGCCCGGCAGGCACCGAACTGCTTGCCTTCGAGGGCGAAATCGCCTTGGTCATCGGCACCGACGCCCGCCGCGTTACCGTCGAGCAGGCTTGGGGCCACGTCGGATACGTGACGGCCTCAAACGACCTGGGCGTCTACGACATGAAGTACGCCGACAAGGGTTCGAACATCCGCTCCAAGTCCGGCGACGGCTACACCCCGATGGGCCCGGTGCTGCTCCCGGCGGCCTCCCTCAACCCCGACGCCCTGCGCATCCGCACCTGGGTCAACGGCGAGATCGCCCAGGACGCCACCACGCAGGAACTGATCTTCTCCTTCGCGCAGATCGTCGCGGACCTCTCCCAGCAGATGACGCTGAAGGCCGGAGACGTGATCCTCACCGGGACCCCGGCCGGATCTTCCGTGATCGTGCCGGGCGACGTGGTCGAGGTGCAGGTCGACGACGAGGCAGCGGGCCTGTCCACCGGACGCCTGGCCACCACCGTGGTGGAAGGCACCGAAACCTTTGCGGCCTTCGGCAACCAGCCCAAGATCACCGACGCGGACCGCATCGACGCCTTCGGCACCGCCGCCGACGCAGGCATCGAGACCCCGATCACCGGCAAGGCCGCATTGACCGACGAGGTCAAGGCCAAGCTCATGTCCGTGGCCACCGCGACGATCTCCGGCGCCCTGCGCAAGCGCGGACTGAACAACGTCTCGGTCGACGGACTGCAGGCCACCAAGGGCATGACGAAGGTCATCGGCACCGCCCGCACGCTGCGCTACGTGCCCAACCGCGAGGATCTCTTCAAGACCCACGGCGGCGGCTACAATGCCCAGAAGCGCGTCATCGACGACATCGGCCCGGGCGAGATCCTGGTCATGGAGGCCCGCGGAGAAAAGGGCTCCGGCACCCTGGGCGACATCTTGGCGATGCGCACCCAGGTGCGCGGCGCCGAGGCCATCATCACCGACGGCGGGGTCCGCGACCTCGACGCCGTTGCCGCCCTGGACATCCCGACGTTCCACAACGGCGCGCACCCTGCGGTCCTCGGGCGCAAGCACGTGCCGTGGGACACCGACGTGGCCGTGGGCTGCGGAGGCACCACCATCGTCCCCGGGGACATCGTCATCGCCGACGCCGACGGCATCCTGGTCATCCCGCCGCACCTGGCCGCCGAGATCGCCGAGGAGGTCGTCGAGTCCGAACGCCAGGACACCTTCGTGTTCAAGCACGTGTCCAACGGCGCCGAGATCAAGGGCCTGTTCCCGATGAACGCCGACTGGAAGGCCAAGTACAACCAGTGGGTCGCCGACGGCGAACCGGAATTCTAGGACCCGACATGGCCCCCAGCAAATCAGAGTCGGCCTACCGGCTGCTGCACGAGAAAATCACCGAGGGAACCTTCTCCCCCGGCTACCGGCTGGTGCTCGGCACCATTGCCGCGGAGCTTGGCTGTTCGGTGGTTCCGGTGCGCGAGGCCATCCGCCGGCTCGAGGCCGAGGGCCTGGTCACTTTCGAGCGCAACGTCGGGGCCATGGTCGCGGCAGCCGACACCACCCTCTACCTGCACACCATGCAGACCCTGGCCATCATCGAAGGAGCGGCCACCGCGCTGAGCGCCCCGTTCATCGACGAGGACCAGCTGGCAGCGGCCCGGGCCATCAACCAGGCCATGGCCGAGTTGCTGGTCGACTTCAACGCCCCGCGCTTCACCGAACTGAACAACGAGTTCCACCAGGTGCTCTACCGCAATTGCCCCAATCCGCACATCCTGGATCTGGTGCACCGCGGCTGGAACCGCCTGGCGGTGATGCGCTCCTCCTCCTTCACCCACATCCCCGGCCGCGCCCGGGAATCGGTGAGGGAACACGCCCGACTCCTGGACCTGATCGAGGCCAAGGCCCCCGCGGCCGAGATCGAGCAGGCCGCCCGGGCCCACCGCACCACCACTCTGAACGCCTACCTGGCGGCGGCCAACCTCCCGGCCTCACCGCTCTAGGCAGCCACACACATCTTCCATACGACGCCCCCACCCCATCCAGCAAGGAGCCAGTTCATGAGCAAGCACTTCGTTCCCGAGAACCTTCCGACCCACCTGCAGCACTACATCGGCGGCCAGTTCGTCGATTCCATCGGCGGGGAAACCTTCGAGGTCCTGGACCCCGTGACCAACCAGACCTACGCCACCGCGGCCGCCGGCCAGAAGGCCGACATCGATGCAGCCGTCGCCGCCGCCACCGAGGCGTTCAAGAACGGCCCGTGGCCGACGATGAGCGCCCGGGCCCGCGCCAAGGTCCTCTACAAGATCGCCGACGCCGTCGTCGCCCAGGAAGACCGCCTGGCCGAGATGGAAACCTTCGACACCGGCCTGCCGATCACCCAGGCCCGGGGCCAGGCGCAGCGCGCCGCGGAGAACTTCCGCTTCTTCGCCGACCTGATCGTCGCCCAGCACGATACCGCGCTGAAGGTCCCCGGATCGCAGCTGAACTATGTGAACCGCAAGCCGATCGGCGTCGCCGGCCTGATCACCCCGTGGAACACCCCGTTCATGCTTGAGTCCTGGAAGCTCGCCCCCTCGATCGCCTCCGGTTGCACCGTGGTACTCAAGCCGGCCGAGTTCACCCCGCTCTCCGCCTCGCTGTGGGCCACCATCTTCAAGGAAGCCGGCCTCCCGGACGGCGTGTTCAACCTGGTCAACGGCATCGGCGAGGAAGCAGGCGACGCACTGGTCAAGCACCCGCGCGTTCCGCTGATCTCCTTCACCGGCGAGTCCTCCACCGGCCAACTGATCTTCCGCAACTGCGCCGAAAACCTCAAGGGCATGTCCATGGAGCTGGGCGGCAAGTCCCCCGCCATCGTCTTCGCCGACGCGGACTTCGACGCCGCCATCGACTCGACCCTCTTCGGCGTGTTCTCGCTGAACGGCGAGCGCTGCACCGCCGGTTCCCGCATCCTGGTCGAACGTCCGATCTACGAGAAGTTCGTCGAGGCCTATGCCGCCCGCGCCAAGAACATCAAGGTCGGCGACCCGCACGATCCCGAAACTCAGGTCGGCGCGCTGGTCCACCCGGAACACTACGACAAGGTCATGAGCTACGTGGAAATCGGCAAGTCCGAGGGCCGCGTCGTGGCCGGCGGCGGACGCCCGGAAAACCTGCCCGAGGGCCAGGAAAACGGCTCCTACGTCGCCCCGACCGTGTTCGCCGACGTGGCACCAGATGCCCGCATCTTCCAGGAAGAGATCTTCGGACCCGTCGTGGCAATCACCCCCTTCGACACCGACGAAGAGGCCCTGGAACTGGCCAACAACACCCGGTACGGCCTGGCCGCCTACATCTGGACCAACGACCTCAAGCGCTCGCACAACTTCGCGCAGAACGTCGAGGCCGGCATGGTCTGGCTCAACAGCCACAACGTGCGTGACCTGCGCTCCCCCTTCGGCGGCGTGAAGGCCTCGGGCCTGGGCCACGAGGGCGGCTACCGCTCGATCGATTTCTACACCGACCAGCAGGCGGTGCACATCACCCTCGGTGAGGTCCACACCCCCAAGTTCGGCGCCTAACTTCTTCTCCCCACCCCGCTTTTCCAGTTTTTTCCGCAAAGGAGCGAATCATGTCCAACGTCATCCCCAAGCCCTCCGTCCCGGCTCCCGATATCCTGCGCTGCGCGTACATGGAGATCGTGGTCACCGATTTGGCCAAGTCCCGTGCCTTCTACGTGGACCTGCTCGGCCTGCACGTGTCCTACGAGGACGACAAGCAGATCTACCTGCGTTCCTTCGAGGAGTTCATCCACCACAACCTGGTGCTGACCCTCGGCCCGATTGCCGCGGTTGCCGCATTCTCCTACCGCGTGCGCTCCAACGCCGACGTTGACGCCGCCGAGGCGTACTACAAGGAACTGGGCTGCCGCACCGAGCGCCGCACCGAAGGCTTCGTGCGCGGCATCGGCGACTCCGTGCGCGTCGAGGATCCGTTGGGCTTCCCCTACGAGTTCTTCTTCGAGACCGAGCATGTCGAACGCCTGCACATGCGCTACGACCTCTACTCGGCCGGCGAATTGGTCCGCCTTGACCACTTCAACCAGGTCACCCCGGATGTCCCGCGGGGACGCAAATACCTCGAGGACCTGGGCTTCCGCGTCACCGAGGACATCCAGGACGACCAGGGCGTCACCTACGCCGCCTGGATGCACCGCAAGGGCACCGTGCACGACACCGCCCTGACCGGCGGCGACGGCCCGCGCATGCACCACGTTGCCTTCTCCACCCACGAGAAGCACAACATCATCCAGATCTGCGACAAGATGGGCGCGCTGCGCATGTCCGACCGCATCGAGCGGGGCCCGGGACGCCACGGCGTCTCCAACGCGTTCTACCTCTACATCCTGGATCCCGATGACCACCGCATCGAGATCTACACCCAGGACTACTACACCGGCGACCCGGACAACCCGGTCATCACCTGGGACGTGCACGACAACCAGCGCCGCGACTGGTGGGGCAACCCCGTTGTCCCGTCCTGGTACACCGAGGCCTCCCTGGTCCTGGACCTGGACGGCAAGCCGCAGGACGTCATCCAGCGCACCCACTCCTCGGAGATGGAGGTGACCGTCGGCGCCGACGGCTTCTCCTACACGCGTGCACCGGGCGACGCACTGACCGGCGATCCGGGCGAGGAAGTGGGCTTCAAGATGGGCCACCAGCTCTAGGCCTTCTCCACCCGCATGCGCCCTGGCGCATGAAACGGGCCGGTGTCGGTGCGCATCATCATCCGATGGTGCGCACCGACACCGGCACTTCCGTTTTTGCTGCCCCTTCTGCCTTTCCGTCGCGACCGCCGACGCCCGGGGTCAGTGCCCCACGGAGTAGCGCAGGAAGACCATGCCGTTGTCGAAGCGCCGCTCGTCGAGCAGCTCCAGGGAATGGCGGATGCCCTCGGGGAACATCCGCTTGCCGCCGCCGACGAGCATTGGTGCAACATACACCTGGCACTCGTCGATCAGGTTCGCCCGCCAGGCCTCCGCCGCCACCCGGGCACCGGAGATGTTCAGGTCCAGGACCGCCGACGACTTGAGGGAGCGGACCAGCCCGGGGTCGAAGCTGCGCTCGATCCGGGTGCGCCAGGTGGACACGGCCTCCAGCGTGCTCGAGAAGACGACCTTGTCGGCCGCCTGCCAGATCCGGGCGAACTCGGCGTTCCCGGGCGAATCCGCGGCCAGTTCCGGGTCATTCTCCCAGCCGGTCATCATCTCGTACATGGTCCGCCCATACAGGTAGGTGCCCACCCCGCGCTCGGTGGCGTTGATGAAGTCGAGCACCTCCTCCCCCGGATAGGCCCAGTCGAATCGCCCGTACTCATCGGCGATGTAGCCGTCCAAGGATGCGAGAAACGTGTAGATCAGCCTGGACATGTTGTTCCCCTTGTGCTCGCAGTTGGTGCCCCGGGTGGGGGGCGGGACGGCGTGAAGCGTGGATCCCACGGTACTCCCGGGCCGGGGCGAAGTCACCGGGCAGGCTTCCGCGGACCCGGGTTGCCCGGGTCTTCACTCCCGCCCCAAACCCGAGCACACTGGATACATGGACAGGCAAGCAGGACCGCAGTTCCAGGACAGGGACCAGGCCGGCGCGCTGTTGGGTGAGCACCTGGTCAAGCGCGGGATGGGTTCCGGGAGCATCGTGCTGGGCCTGCTGCGCGGCGGGATCCCCGTCGCGGCGGCGCTGGCCGCAAGGCTGGGCGCACCGCTCGGCGCGTTGGCCGTGCGCAAGCTGGGAGTGCCGCAACAGGAGGAGGTCGCCTTCGGGGCAGTTGCCTCCTACCGCTCGTGCCGGGGCCGCTACATGGTGCGCACCGTCCACCAGCATGTACTGGGTTCCCGCGCGAAGGCTGTGCTGGAGGAGGTGGAATCCCGCGCCTCAGCGGAACTGGATCGGCTCGCCCGGCGCTTTGCCGATTACGCGCCCGACATCACCGGGGCGAGGGTCGTGTTGTGCGACGACGGGTTGGCCACCGGTGCCACCATGCATGCCGCCGTGGACGTGGTGACTCAGTGCGGGGCCCAGGAGGTCATCGTCGCGGTGCCCGTCGCGCCGCGCATCCTTGCCCGTTCCATGGCCGGTGCCTCTTCAGTCATTTGCCTGCTGGCACCGCGGGAGTTTTCCGCGGTGGGATCCCACTACGAGGATTTTTCGCAGGTCGACGAGGACGCCGTGGAACGGCTGCTGCTCGAGGCCCGCGAGGCGCGCGGGCACCACGACGCCCGGGAGGCCAACTAGCCGGTCCCGGCATCCCGCCGGCACCCCGTTGCCCGCGCTGCACGTCCATTGCCTCCGGTGCGAACACGCCGTAGGTTGTTGCCCACCGGTGCACACTCGCCGGCCGGAGCCACCGGCTGCGGACCCGGGTATCCGCTGCATCGAAGGGGAACTCGATGGGGTTGCTTGGTTGGATCGTCCTGGGGCTCATTGTCGGCGCCCTGTTCAAGAACATCATGCCGGGCCGCGCCCACCATGGCTGGACGGCCGCCCTGCTCCTGGGGGTCCTCGGTGCCGTCGCCGGCGGCTGGCTGGCCGCCATGGCCTCCGGCACCGGAATCGGCGAATTCCTGAACCTGCGCACCTGGGTGCCTTCCATCCTGGGCGCCGCGGTGGTGGCCGGGACCTACGGTGTCATCCGCCAGCGCCGGGCCTAGCCCCGGCAATCCCGGCATGGTCCTCGACAACACCCCGTCCCCGTTGTTATCTTTGGCCCATGTTGTCTTTCTTCCTGTAATCCGGTGATGCCCGACCGTGCGCTCACCCGCAAGTGCGTTCGGTCCGCCGCAGTTCCGCGTCTGTCCGCCCCCCAGGGGGTCCGTGGACCGCGCGACCCACCGTTATTGATTACAGCGAGCGCGGCCACGCCTGCCCACCGGCAGCCGGGCCTTGCGCGGAAACACGAGACATCGACCATGCGAACCCAACTTTCCCTTCACGGCCTCAGCTTCTCCCATCCCGGGCACCCGGTGTTCCGCGACCTGGACTTCTCGGTGCGTCCCGGCGAGCGGCTGGGGATTATTGGAGAAAACGGCGCCGGCAAGAGCACCCTGCTGCGGCTGCTCGCGGCCGACCTGGCCCCGGACGCCGGGACCGTCACCCTGCAAGCGGCGGGAGGATTCGGCTACCTGGCGCAGCAGCCGTCCTTCGAACCGGGATGGACCGTCGCGGACTTCCTGGACCATGCCCTGGCCTGGCTCAGGGACCTTGAATCACGGATCGAGGCTGCCGCCGCGCAGCTGGCTCTTGCCTCCGATGCCCAGCTTCCCCGGGCACTGGCGGAATACGGGCTTCTGGCGGATCTCCACGAGTCCCGGGACGGCGCCGGGGCACGGCAGCGCCTGGCCGCCTCGGCGCACCGGCTGGGCATCGGCGGCATCGCGGGCGGGCGGCGCTTCGACACGCTATCCGGCGGGGAACGGTCCAGGCTGGCGCTGGCGGCCACGCTGGCGGCGAATCCGGAGGTGCTGCTGCTCGACGAACCCACCAACAACCTTGACACCGCCGGTCTGGAGTGGCTGGAGCACCGGCTGGCAACCCACCCCGGAACCGTGGTGTTCTGCACGCACGACCGCTTGTTCCTCAAGCGGGTCTCGGATGCGATCCTCGAGCTGGACCGCGGCGTACCCACCCGCCATGCCGATGGCTACGACGGCTACCTGCGGGCCAAGGCGGCACAGCGCCGGGCCATCATCCTGGCCCGGGAACAATGGCAGGAAAAACTGGAACAGGCAGCCCGCATGGCCGATCGCTCCGAAGGCGCGGTGGCCAAGATCCCCCGAAAAACGGAGAAACCCGGATTCGGCCACGGTGCGTTCCGGGCGCGCGACCGCTCCCACGGATCCTCCGCCGCGCTGCGCCAGGCGAAGACGCGCCTGGCGCAGTTGCGGGCACATGAGGCGCAGCTTCCCCTCGAGCCGCTGCGCTTCACCCCGGATCCCGCGGCCGTGGCCGACTCCGGGGCCGAGGTCGCGCCGCCTGCGGTCGAACTCGTCGGCGTGCACGTTCCGGGGCGCCTCGCCATCGACCACCTGCTGCTGGCACCCGGTGAACGGGTCCTGCTCACCGGGCCCAACGGCGCTGGCAAGTCGACATTGCTGGACGTCATCGCCGGGGTCCTGGCTCCCCCCTCCGGCACTTGCCGCGTCGGCCGGCCCGTGGGATACCTGCGCCAGGAACCCGACGCCTGGCCCGGGCACTGGATGGCGGCCCAGGGTTTTTGCTTCGGCTCGGGTCGGGACCTCGCCGAGGACTTGGGGCAGCTGCTGTCCCTGGGGCTCTTCCAGCCGGAGGAACTGACCATGCGCATCTCTGAGATGTCCCTGGGGCAGCGGCGCAGGCTCGATGTGGCGCGGCTGTTCGCCAGGCCGGCGGAACTGCTCCTGCTGGACGAACCCACCAACCACCTGTCCCCGGCCCTCGGCGATGACCTGGAACGGGCGCTGGACTCCTTCGGGGGCACCGTCGTGGTGGTCAGCCACGACAGGGCGCTGCGCGCCAGGTTTGCCGGGCGGCGGATCCATCTGGAGGAGGGGTTGCTCGTGGAATAGCGCGGGGAATCGACCGCAGGGTCTGGGTCTGGGCCCATGACCCGCATCCCGTTTCCCGTCATCAGCCGGCCACGTTCAGGCGCGGCAACGTTCCGATGTCCTTGCCGTCCTTGTCGGTGACCCTCAGGGTCTCGCCATCCACCTCCACGGCGGCGGCCCTCGAGAGCCACGTGTCAATCCCCGGGCAGCCAATCAATGTCATGGTCATCTCGTGCAGTTCGAATGCCTGTCCTGATCCCGTCCACGAGCCGGTCAGCGTGTTGCACCCGTCATGCCCGTTGAACCGGCCCTCGGGCGCGAACGACAGCACCGGAGCCCCCTCTGGGGCCCCGCCCCATTGGCCAATGACCGCAGCGTCGGCGTCGCTCCGCTCCGACTCCGCACTCGATGTTTCCTCGGTGGCGGAAGCCGACGGGCCCTGCGCCGGAGGGGTGTTGCTTGCCGGGGGAAGACCGTACGGTCCCACGTCCCGGGACACGGTTGCCTCGGGGTCTTCGGCGCCGGGACCCGTCGAACATGCCGACAGCGCAAAGGCCATCACAGCAATCATGACCAGGGCTCCAGGTCGCTTCATGGTCACATGGTAGCCCCGAAAACCGGCTTTTGGCCTGCAAAGAGGTGGGAAATCGTGGCTTGCTCCCCAAGCCGCCGTGCCGGGGTGCAGACTTAGTGACATGACACCCGAACACATTGCCCCCACCCGCTTCTCGGACCGCACGGCCGCCGGCGAATTCCTGGCGGTCGACCTGCAACGGTACGCCAAGGACCCCAACGCGTTGGTGCTTGGACTGTTGCGCGGCGGGGTCCCGGTGGCGGCAGAGGTCGCCGCAAGGCTGGAGCTTGAACTCGATGTGCTGGCGGTTCGCCGCCTGGTGATGCCCGAACGCACCGACATCGCCTTCGCCGCGTTGGCCGCCCATGGAGAGCACACGTCGCTGAAGTACATCGAGGGCGTTTGGGACTCGGCGCAGCTGCGCTTCGAGAAGGAAATCCTGGACGGGGTGGAGAAGGCGGCCCGGCTGGAGCTGGAGGAGTTGCGTGCCCGGCTCGTGAGCCCGGTCGTCCTGCCGGTCTCCGGACGCACCGTCATCCTCGTCGACGAGGGGATGGCCAGCGGGGCGACCATGTTGGCCGCCGTGGAATTGATGCGCGAGGCCGGTGCCGGGCGTATCGTGGTCGCGGTTCCGGTGGCCCCGGCGGTGGCCCGCAAGGAAGTCGAGCCGCTGGTTGACGAGTTCATCTGCGCCATCACGCCCAGGGTGTTCCACTCCGTCAGCGCCTTCTACTCGCGGTTCGATTCGATCGCCGACTACGAGATCACGGCACTGGTCCCCCGCAGGTAGCCGGGGACGGGCGGCCTTCTGCCGCCGGGACCAAAAAGGGGCCGGCCGGTCCCGCTCCCCAACGGGGAACTGGAACCGGCCGGCCCTTGCTACATGCTGCGCAGGTGCGCGAGAGGACTATTTGCTAGGCTTCCTGGCTTCGGTGCTTGGCATCGTGTGCCGCCTGCAGCTCCGGGTCGATGTCCTCGACGTGCAGGTTGCGGCCCTTGGTCTCGCCCACCCAGATGACTGCCGCCATCGAAATAAGGGTGAGCACCATAATGTAGATGGCAATCGAGCCGGACCAGCCGGTCCTCTGAAGAAGGATCTCGGCGACGGTCGATGCAAAGGCACCGCCGAGGATCGCGCCGAGAGCGTAGCCGATCGAGATGCCCGAGTAGCGGATGTGTGCCGGGAACATTTCGGCGTACATGGCCGACTGCGGGCCATAGGACAGCCCCAGGCCGACCGTCAGGATGAAGATCGAAACACCGTAGAGGAAGACGCTTCGGGTCTCGATCAAAAGGAACATCGGGATCATCCAGACGAAGACGATGCCGTAGCCGATCAGGAAGGTGTTGCGGCGTCCCAAGTGGTCGGAGAGCCAGCCACCGACCAGGGTGAAGATCAGCCAGCCGACGGAGCCGATGGTGGTGGCCAGGAGCACCGGTGCCGTCGGCATCTCCAGCACCCGGGTGGTGTAGGCGATGAAGAAGGCGATGACCAGGTAGC contains:
- the hpaD gene encoding 3,4-dihydroxyphenylacetate 2,3-dioxygenase — translated: MSNVIPKPSVPAPDILRCAYMEIVVTDLAKSRAFYVDLLGLHVSYEDDKQIYLRSFEEFIHHNLVLTLGPIAAVAAFSYRVRSNADVDAAEAYYKELGCRTERRTEGFVRGIGDSVRVEDPLGFPYEFFFETEHVERLHMRYDLYSAGELVRLDHFNQVTPDVPRGRKYLEDLGFRVTEDIQDDQGVTYAAWMHRKGTVHDTALTGGDGPRMHHVAFSTHEKHNIIQICDKMGALRMSDRIERGPGRHGVSNAFYLYILDPDDHRIEIYTQDYYTGDPDNPVITWDVHDNQRRDWWGNPVVPSWYTEASLVLDLDGKPQDVIQRTHSSEMEVTVGADGFSYTRAPGDALTGDPGEEVGFKMGHQL
- a CDS encoding META domain-containing protein; protein product: MIAVMAFALSACSTGPGAEDPEATVSRDVGPYGLPPASNTPPAQGPSASATEETSSAESERSDADAAVIGQWGGAPEGAPVLSFAPEGRFNGHDGCNTLTGSWTGSGQAFELHEMTMTLIGCPGIDTWLSRAAAVEVDGETLRVTDKDGKDIGTLPRLNVAG
- the hpaE gene encoding 5-carboxymethyl-2-hydroxymuconate semialdehyde dehydrogenase, with amino-acid sequence MSKHFVPENLPTHLQHYIGGQFVDSIGGETFEVLDPVTNQTYATAAAGQKADIDAAVAAATEAFKNGPWPTMSARARAKVLYKIADAVVAQEDRLAEMETFDTGLPITQARGQAQRAAENFRFFADLIVAQHDTALKVPGSQLNYVNRKPIGVAGLITPWNTPFMLESWKLAPSIASGCTVVLKPAEFTPLSASLWATIFKEAGLPDGVFNLVNGIGEEAGDALVKHPRVPLISFTGESSTGQLIFRNCAENLKGMSMELGGKSPAIVFADADFDAAIDSTLFGVFSLNGERCTAGSRILVERPIYEKFVEAYAARAKNIKVGDPHDPETQVGALVHPEHYDKVMSYVEIGKSEGRVVAGGGRPENLPEGQENGSYVAPTVFADVAPDARIFQEEIFGPVVAITPFDTDEEALELANNTRYGLAAYIWTNDLKRSHNFAQNVEAGMVWLNSHNVRDLRSPFGGVKASGLGHEGGYRSIDFYTDQQAVHITLGEVHTPKFGA
- a CDS encoding glycosyltransferase, producing MSGTPSNPVVRVASIPHDQIYIRHLEAVDSSGAEVFRLPDPPPVDGMRSAQSGWWPPAMLSADWVRANHDSFDLMHIHFGFDAADPAHLRELVAELRHFGKPLVYTVHDLVNPHQPDPAAHVELLDVLIPHADKLITLTAGAAREIRRRWGAEAQVLPHPHVVDFGTMDRIRAARRRKAAIGNKDGMKRIGVHLKGLRPNMDTAILDPLARAVARLPSAVLQVNIHSQPLDPASDEYRPALAGKLHDGANLGLWELRSHEYFSEPELFDYLASLDACVLPYRFGTHSGWLEAAIDVGTPVVAPDCGHYADQDPSVGRFRTTPTGADEESLLNAIREVLRAEDLPGLDAEGRRRQRLEIARAHRELYDLLLDRTPAAR
- a CDS encoding ABC-F family ATP-binding cassette domain-containing protein produces the protein MRTQLSLHGLSFSHPGHPVFRDLDFSVRPGERLGIIGENGAGKSTLLRLLAADLAPDAGTVTLQAAGGFGYLAQQPSFEPGWTVADFLDHALAWLRDLESRIEAAAAQLALASDAQLPRALAEYGLLADLHESRDGAGARQRLAASAHRLGIGGIAGGRRFDTLSGGERSRLALAATLAANPEVLLLDEPTNNLDTAGLEWLEHRLATHPGTVVFCTHDRLFLKRVSDAILELDRGVPTRHADGYDGYLRAKAAQRRAIILAREQWQEKLEQAARMADRSEGAVAKIPRKTEKPGFGHGAFRARDRSHGSSAALRQAKTRLAQLRAHEAQLPLEPLRFTPDPAAVADSGAEVAPPAVELVGVHVPGRLAIDHLLLAPGERVLLTGPNGAGKSTLLDVIAGVLAPPSGTCRVGRPVGYLRQEPDAWPGHWMAAQGFCFGSGRDLAEDLGQLLSLGLFQPEELTMRISEMSLGQRRRLDVARLFARPAELLLLDEPTNHLSPALGDDLERALDSFGGTVVVVSHDRALRARFAGRRIHLEEGLLVE
- a CDS encoding dihydrofolate reductase family protein, producing the protein MSRLIYTFLASLDGYIADEYGRFDWAYPGEEVLDFINATERGVGTYLYGRTMYEMMTGWENDPELAADSPGNAEFARIWQAADKVVFSSTLEAVSTWRTRIERSFDPGLVRSLKSSAVLDLNISGARVAAEAWRANLIDECQVYVAPMLVGGGKRMFPEGIRHSLELLDERRFDNGMVFLRYSVGH
- a CDS encoding phosphoribosyltransferase — translated: MDRQAGPQFQDRDQAGALLGEHLVKRGMGSGSIVLGLLRGGIPVAAALAARLGAPLGALAVRKLGVPQQEEVAFGAVASYRSCRGRYMVRTVHQHVLGSRAKAVLEEVESRASAELDRLARRFADYAPDITGARVVLCDDGLATGATMHAAVDVVTQCGAQEVIVAVPVAPRILARSMAGASSVICLLAPREFSAVGSHYEDFSQVDEDAVERLLLEAREARGHHDAREAN
- a CDS encoding GntR family transcriptional regulator, whose protein sequence is MAPSKSESAYRLLHEKITEGTFSPGYRLVLGTIAAELGCSVVPVREAIRRLEAEGLVTFERNVGAMVAAADTTLYLHTMQTLAIIEGAATALSAPFIDEDQLAAARAINQAMAELLVDFNAPRFTELNNEFHQVLYRNCPNPHILDLVHRGWNRLAVMRSSSFTHIPGRARESVREHARLLDLIEAKAPAAEIEQAARAHRTTTLNAYLAAANLPASPL
- a CDS encoding fumarylacetoacetate hydrolase family protein; its protein translation is MSSDATATELVEVDQSIFDRAGKVLAVHLSYSSRAAQRGRTPAFPSYFMKAPSSLASTGSTVERPAGTELLAFEGEIALVIGTDARRVTVEQAWGHVGYVTASNDLGVYDMKYADKGSNIRSKSGDGYTPMGPVLLPAASLNPDALRIRTWVNGEIAQDATTQELIFSFAQIVADLSQQMTLKAGDVILTGTPAGSSVIVPGDVVEVQVDDEAAGLSTGRLATTVVEGTETFAAFGNQPKITDADRIDAFGTAADAGIETPITGKAALTDEVKAKLMSVATATISGALRKRGLNNVSVDGLQATKGMTKVIGTARTLRYVPNREDLFKTHGGGYNAQKRVIDDIGPGEILVMEARGEKGSGTLGDILAMRTQVRGAEAIITDGGVRDLDAVAALDIPTFHNGAHPAVLGRKHVPWDTDVAVGCGGTTIVPGDIVIADADGILVIPPHLAAEIAEEVVESERQDTFVFKHVSNGAEIKGLFPMNADWKAKYNQWVADGEPEF
- a CDS encoding GlsB/YeaQ/YmgE family stress response membrane protein, whose product is MGLLGWIVLGLIVGALFKNIMPGRAHHGWTAALLLGVLGAVAGGWLAAMASGTGIGEFLNLRTWVPSILGAAVVAGTYGVIRQRRA